One genomic window of Cupriavidus malaysiensis includes the following:
- a CDS encoding ABC transporter substrate-binding protein — MPRPRLARLLLSLAATLACGAALADVTVGVSLSTTGPSASLGIPQRNSMPLLPERIGGEAIRYVVLDDASDPTQATKLARRFVTEDKVDIILGSSAVAPSIAIAEVAEESKTVQLAFSPIELRPGRGEWTYRLAQPTGLMAQAVAAAAHKNGVKTIGFIGFADAYGETWLKEFTSAAAANGIRIVDTERYARSDSSVTAQVLRLIAARPDAVLIAGAGTGAALPHTTLRERGWNGPVYHTHGAATKDLIRIGGKAVNGAILPAGPVIVAEQLAAGTPSKAAGLDYVGRYEKQYGTESRTQFGAHAYDAGLVLQRIVPVALKQARPGTPAFRQALKDALEHERDIVVSHGVLNYSAQDHFGFDQRGRVMLTIDNGNWKLLP; from the coding sequence GCGGCGCCGCACTGGCCGACGTCACCGTCGGTGTCAGCCTGTCCACCACCGGGCCATCGGCCTCGCTGGGCATTCCCCAGCGCAACAGCATGCCGCTGCTGCCCGAGCGCATCGGCGGCGAGGCGATCCGCTATGTGGTGCTCGACGACGCCTCCGACCCGACCCAGGCGACCAAGCTGGCGCGCCGCTTCGTCACCGAGGACAAGGTCGACATCATCCTCGGCTCGTCGGCGGTGGCGCCGTCAATTGCCATCGCCGAGGTGGCGGAGGAGAGCAAGACGGTGCAGCTGGCCTTCTCGCCCATCGAACTGCGCCCCGGGCGCGGTGAGTGGACCTACCGGCTGGCGCAGCCCACCGGACTGATGGCCCAGGCGGTGGCCGCGGCCGCGCACAAGAACGGCGTCAAGACCATCGGCTTCATCGGCTTCGCCGATGCCTATGGCGAGACCTGGCTCAAGGAGTTCACCAGCGCGGCGGCGGCCAACGGCATCCGCATCGTCGACACGGAACGCTATGCGCGCTCGGACAGCAGCGTCACGGCACAGGTGCTGCGCCTGATCGCCGCCCGCCCCGATGCCGTGCTGATCGCCGGCGCCGGCACCGGCGCGGCGCTGCCGCACACCACCTTGCGCGAGCGCGGCTGGAACGGCCCGGTCTACCACACGCACGGCGCGGCCACCAAGGACCTGATCCGCATCGGCGGCAAGGCGGTCAACGGCGCCATCCTGCCGGCCGGGCCGGTGATCGTGGCCGAGCAGCTGGCGGCGGGCACGCCGTCGAAGGCGGCCGGGCTCGATTACGTGGGACGCTACGAGAAACAGTACGGCACCGAAAGCCGCACCCAGTTCGGGGCGCACGCCTATGATGCCGGCCTGGTGCTGCAGCGCATCGTGCCGGTCGCGCTGAAGCAGGCGCGCCCCGGCACGCCGGCCTTCCGCCAGGCGCTGAAGGACGCGCTGGAGCACGAGCGCGACATCGTGGTCTCGCACGGTGTGCTGAACTACAGCGCGCAGGATCATTTCGGCTTCGACCAGCGTGGCCGCGTCATGCTGACCATCGACAACGGCAACTGGAAGCTGCTGCCGTGA